A window of the Candidatus Marinimicrobia bacterium CG08_land_8_20_14_0_20_45_22 genome harbors these coding sequences:
- a CDS encoding macrolide ABC transporter ATP-binding protein, translating into MENNENVIVTNNLTKVYQMGDVRIHALKGINLTVRRGEFIAIMGASGSGKSTLMNMLGCLDQPTSGDYFLDGENVNSLDRNEYAEIRNQKIGFVFQGFNLLARTTALENVELPLMYDRHNRIQEPQKAAKSALERVGLADRMNHLPNQLSGGQQQRVAIARALVTQPAILMADEPTGNLDSLNSIEIFGLFQTLNQEGITIVMVTHERDFADYATRIVEMRDGRIRKDWIIQSRRNAQADLTQYKANGSETEDVYEQNL; encoded by the coding sequence ATGGAAAATAACGAAAACGTCATCGTCACGAACAATCTGACTAAAGTCTATCAAATGGGCGACGTCCGCATTCATGCGCTCAAAGGAATTAATTTAACGGTTCGGCGTGGCGAGTTTATCGCCATTATGGGCGCTTCCGGGTCAGGAAAATCGACACTTATGAACATGCTGGGTTGTTTGGATCAACCAACATCAGGCGATTATTTTTTAGATGGAGAAAATGTCAATTCGCTCGACCGAAACGAGTACGCAGAAATTCGTAATCAAAAAATCGGTTTTGTCTTCCAGGGATTCAATCTACTCGCCAGAACGACAGCATTGGAAAATGTCGAGTTGCCGCTAATGTATGACCGGCACAATCGGATCCAAGAGCCGCAGAAGGCGGCAAAAAGCGCGCTTGAGCGTGTCGGTCTCGCGGATCGAATGAACCATCTTCCTAATCAACTGTCCGGCGGACAACAACAGCGTGTCGCCATTGCCAGAGCATTGGTCACTCAGCCGGCGATCCTGATGGCCGACGAACCGACGGGAAATCTGGATAGTCTGAATTCAATTGAAATTTTCGGACTGTTTCAAACACTCAATCAGGAAGGAATTACGATTGTAATGGTCACCCATGAACGCGATTTTGCTGATTACGCCACTCGCATCGTTGAAATGCGCGACGGTCGCATTCGCAAGGACTGGATCATCCAAAGTCGCCGAAATGCGCAAGCGGATCTGACTCAATATAAAGCAAACGGATCCGAGACGGAGGATGTTTATGAACAGAATTTATAA
- a CDS encoding multidrug ABC transporter substrate-binding protein, which translates to MNRIYNLIKVAMKSIVKNRMRSLLTSLGIIIGVSAVIVMVAVGQGSQEKIAEQVASLGTNLIVIFPGISKSGGVSQGAGSFNRFTLKDAEKIAEQATLVKDVSPIVRSGGQVIGGGTNWSTTINGVSPQYFDLREWGLEYGEIFTERDVQVCKKVAILGKTIADELFPGQDPTGETIRIRNTPFTVIGVLKAKGKNAMGNDQDDIIFAPSTTVLYRLKGRQFIDMINAGAVSTDKMDAAQAEIRSILREAHKLDEGDDDDFTITNQTEITDMASQTSRTMTLLLGAVAGVSLIVGGIGIMNIMLVSVTERTREIGIRLSIGARASDILVQFLSESVVLSLFGGIIGILLALLISGILNNFTELRTVIKPFIVILAFAFSGSVGIFFGFYPARKAANLSPIDALRYE; encoded by the coding sequence ATGAACAGAATTTATAATCTGATAAAAGTCGCGATGAAAAGCATCGTGAAAAACCGGATGCGGAGCCTGCTGACCTCTTTGGGAATAATCATTGGCGTCAGCGCCGTGATTGTCATGGTGGCAGTCGGCCAAGGATCACAGGAAAAAATCGCCGAACAGGTTGCGTCGCTTGGCACGAATCTGATCGTCATTTTTCCAGGCATAAGTAAATCGGGCGGTGTCAGCCAGGGCGCAGGCAGTTTCAACCGGTTCACATTAAAGGACGCCGAGAAAATTGCCGAACAGGCTACACTCGTGAAAGACGTGTCACCAATCGTCCGAAGCGGCGGCCAGGTAATCGGCGGCGGAACGAACTGGAGCACAACCATCAACGGCGTATCGCCCCAGTATTTCGATCTCCGTGAGTGGGGTCTGGAATACGGCGAGATTTTTACCGAAAGAGATGTCCAGGTTTGTAAAAAGGTCGCAATCCTTGGTAAGACGATAGCAGACGAACTTTTTCCAGGACAAGATCCGACTGGCGAAACCATTCGTATCCGAAACACACCTTTCACGGTAATTGGTGTATTAAAAGCAAAAGGCAAAAACGCGATGGGTAACGATCAAGACGACATTATCTTTGCGCCATCAACTACAGTCTTGTACCGTCTCAAGGGACGACAATTTATCGATATGATCAACGCCGGAGCGGTTTCCACTGATAAAATGGATGCGGCGCAGGCGGAAATCCGAAGCATTCTTCGGGAAGCTCATAAACTCGATGAAGGCGACGACGACGATTTCACCATCACCAACCAGACCGAAATTACCGATATGGCATCTCAGACTTCCCGCACGATGACGCTTCTGTTAGGAGCAGTAGCGGGAGTTTCGCTAATCGTCGGCGGCATCGGGATCATGAATATTATGCTCGTTTCCGTTACCGAGCGCACGCGGGAGATCGGAATTCGTCTTTCCATTGGAGCGCGAGCCAGTGACATTTTAGTCCAATTCCTGTCGGAATCAGTCGTTCTGAGCCTGTTTGGCGGAATCATCGGCATTCTGCTCGCATTATTGATCTCTGGAATTCTAAATAATTTTACAGAATTGCGAACCGTTATCAAACCGTTTATCGTTATTCTCGCATTTGCGTTTTCGGGTTCAGTCGGCATTTTCTTTGGATTTTACCCCGCTCGCAAAGCCGCTAACTTGAGTCCGATCGACGCATTGCGTTACGAATAA
- a CDS encoding glycoside hydrolase family 9, which produces MRVMVATLCVSLFLIAADNGVFIRANQVGYLPDDEKVAIAFSTAPLVDQKFDLIDAITGKIVWSSPKIGAGVGVYGNFSYHFLLDFSAFQVPGRYKIQLKTVHAVSLPFTIGKNAYDGYQEFIVRYITQQRCGYNPVLDQVCHQKDGRTMYGPMPDSTYIDASGGWHDAGDYLRYLLTSGNTVCRLLFAYKQNKTKFTDVVDEWGHAGPNGIPDVLDEAKWGLDWMLKMHPKPDQLFHQVGDDRDHIGFKLPYLDTADYGWGKGGYRPVYYATGKPQGLRKFQNTSTGIANLAGRYAAAMAMAYDIWKNDLKDLNYAERCLKAGIEVYKMGLKQPGCQEGTPCTQPYRYYENTWADDMEWGATELFKLTDQQKYLDEAKIFAKMIQSTSWMGSDTARHYEFYPFMNMGHYALFEVVEPSFRDTLIGYYRSGIEAVLKHAQSNPYLVGMPFIWCSNHLAAAFVTQCILYEKMTGDKQFRPVMSAHRDWLLGRNPWGVSQFVDIPEKEGNTPRYPHSVMTGLNRRITGAMNDGPVYASIYNSLAGIRLVNPDPYAKFQSDLVVYHDDVGDYSTNEPTLDGTAEALFFIVTFGSE; this is translated from the coding sequence ATGCGGGTTATGGTTGCGACGTTGTGCGTGTCATTATTCCTAATCGCCGCGGATAATGGAGTTTTTATTCGAGCCAATCAGGTTGGTTATCTTCCCGACGATGAGAAAGTCGCCATTGCTTTTTCGACAGCGCCGTTAGTCGATCAGAAATTCGATCTCATTGATGCGATTACCGGAAAAATCGTCTGGTCATCACCTAAAATTGGCGCGGGCGTCGGAGTATATGGGAATTTTTCATATCATTTTCTTTTGGATTTTTCCGCTTTTCAGGTTCCCGGTAGATATAAAATCCAGTTAAAAACTGTCCATGCGGTTTCTTTGCCATTTACGATTGGGAAGAATGCCTATGACGGTTATCAGGAATTCATTGTCCGATATATTACCCAACAACGTTGCGGTTACAATCCGGTGCTCGATCAAGTTTGCCATCAAAAAGACGGGCGAACGATGTATGGACCGATGCCGGACAGCACGTACATCGACGCGAGTGGCGGCTGGCATGATGCGGGGGATTATTTACGATATTTATTGACTTCAGGAAATACGGTTTGTCGTCTGTTGTTTGCCTATAAGCAAAACAAAACGAAATTTACGGATGTAGTCGATGAATGGGGTCATGCCGGACCGAATGGTATTCCGGATGTTTTAGATGAAGCGAAATGGGGACTCGACTGGATGCTGAAAATGCACCCGAAACCCGATCAACTCTTTCATCAGGTTGGTGACGACAGGGATCATATCGGGTTCAAACTTCCTTATTTGGATACTGCCGATTACGGTTGGGGAAAAGGTGGATATAGACCAGTTTACTACGCGACAGGAAAACCGCAAGGATTGAGGAAATTCCAAAATACTTCGACTGGAATTGCAAATCTCGCCGGACGATACGCCGCGGCGATGGCAATGGCTTACGATATTTGGAAAAATGACTTGAAAGATTTGAATTATGCCGAGCGGTGTTTGAAAGCCGGCATCGAAGTTTATAAAATGGGTCTAAAACAACCCGGCTGTCAGGAAGGAACGCCCTGCACACAACCGTACCGATATTACGAGAATACATGGGCGGACGATATGGAGTGGGGCGCGACGGAACTGTTTAAGTTAACCGACCAGCAGAAGTATTTAGATGAAGCCAAGATTTTCGCGAAGATGATCCAATCAACGTCATGGATGGGTTCCGACACAGCTCGACATTACGAATTTTACCCGTTTATGAATATGGGACATTACGCGCTTTTTGAAGTTGTTGAACCGTCGTTCCGCGATACGCTCATCGGCTATTACCGTTCTGGAATCGAGGCGGTTTTAAAACACGCGCAATCGAATCCATATCTCGTCGGAATGCCTTTTATCTGGTGTAGCAATCATCTGGCGGCGGCGTTTGTGACGCAATGTATCCTCTATGAAAAAATGACTGGCGATAAGCAATTCCGTCCCGTTATGTCCGCGCATCGCGACTGGCTTCTCGGCAGAAATCCATGGGGCGTCAGTCAGTTTGTAGATATTCCGGAAAAAGAGGGCAACACGCCGCGCTATCCGCATTCTGTGATGACTGGTTTAAATCGAAGGATTACCGGCGCGATGAACGATGGACCGGTTTATGCTTCAATTTACAATAGCCTTGCAGGAATTCGATTGGTCAACCCCGACCCGTATGCAAAATTCCAGTCCGATCTGGTCGTGTATCATGATGACGTCGGCGACTATTCGACCAATGAACCGACATTGGATGGAACCGCCGAAGCGCTTTTCTTCATCGTGACTTTTGGGAGTGAATAA
- a CDS encoding sugar kinase: protein MAVIGIDLGGTKSAAAIFDESGQIIHRNISPLDKRTGGEVGKLILNQIASLRQYAAEKREDIRAIGVSVPGIYYATTGKVWAPNIPDWTDYPLLYELTSNLNDSSIRIKIDSDRAAYILGETWQGCAKGCRNAIFVAVGTGIGAGILIDGKILRGSRDIAGATGWMALDKPFRQEYVSCGCFEYHASGEGIGKVARELLIKNPDYSGVLRQKPIDEIKSYDVIVAYSSGDPIAKQTIDSAIEFWGMAVANYVSLFNPEKIIFGGGVFGPAAQFIDRIRAEALKWAQPISIHQVCIEASILGGDAGLIGAGRLAQLEIESDN from the coding sequence ATGGCAGTAATCGGCATCGATCTCGGCGGGACAAAATCCGCGGCCGCAATATTTGACGAAAGCGGGCAAATCATTCATCGTAACATCTCGCCTTTAGATAAACGAACCGGCGGCGAAGTCGGTAAACTGATCCTGAACCAAATCGCTTCACTCAGACAATACGCCGCCGAAAAACGAGAAGATATTCGCGCAATTGGCGTTTCCGTTCCCGGAATTTATTATGCAACGACCGGAAAAGTCTGGGCTCCAAATATTCCTGACTGGACGGATTACCCACTTCTGTACGAATTGACTTCGAATCTGAACGATTCTTCAATTCGTATCAAAATCGACAGCGATCGCGCAGCGTACATTCTGGGCGAAACATGGCAAGGTTGCGCCAAGGGTTGCCGGAACGCTATCTTTGTTGCCGTCGGAACAGGCATTGGCGCGGGCATTCTCATCGACGGAAAAATCCTACGAGGAAGCCGAGATATTGCCGGAGCTACAGGGTGGATGGCATTGGACAAACCATTCAGACAGGAATATGTTTCCTGCGGTTGCTTTGAATACCACGCTTCGGGAGAAGGCATCGGCAAGGTCGCGCGTGAACTGCTCATAAAAAATCCGGACTATTCCGGCGTTCTTCGACAAAAACCGATCGATGAAATTAAATCTTACGACGTTATCGTTGCCTATTCTTCAGGCGACCCGATTGCTAAGCAGACAATCGATTCCGCCATCGAATTCTGGGGAATGGCAGTTGCCAACTACGTCAGTTTATTTAACCCGGAAAAAATCATCTTCGGTGGTGGCGTGTTCGGTCCCGCGGCGCAATTCATCGACCGAATTCGGGCAGAAGCACTAAAATGGGCGCAACCGATCAGCATTCATCAGGTCTGCATCGAAGCCAGTATTCTCGGCGGTGACGCCGGTCTAATCGGCGCTGGACGATTGGCACAATTGGAGATCGAATCCGATAATTGA
- a CDS encoding MFS transporter, giving the protein MYNRKLVFWAACLGMLLFGIVMISLGTINTFLTEKFQLDQQTVGSLAALLPFGILAGSLIFGPICDRYGYKGLLIISTILILIGVEIIAFAKSFSVLRYAFFLIGFGGGIINGGTNAVVSDISAEEKGAKLSLLGVFFGIGALGMPVLVGALSKYFSTERIVMCVGLLIVVPIVFFSLVRFPEPKHNQGFPLKQGLGLLKNGTLILFGIILFFESGMEGMVSNWSTTYLEKHLFLTSKDALYALSFVMLGMTVSRIFLGYLLTKVRDYIILLVCIVIIICAALILRFAGSFQVAIIGLTLFGVGFSPAFPVLYGYAGNLYAQYSGTAFSIILTIALLGNTFLNYSIGVISDNYGIEHYLTVILISAVIMLILVGLITKRTLSKLKI; this is encoded by the coding sequence ATGTATAACAGAAAATTAGTATTTTGGGCGGCATGTCTCGGCATGTTGCTGTTTGGGATTGTGATGATTTCATTGGGAACCATCAATACCTTTTTGACGGAAAAATTCCAACTCGATCAACAGACCGTCGGCTCGTTAGCCGCTTTGTTGCCATTTGGGATTCTTGCGGGTTCACTGATTTTCGGCCCGATTTGTGATCGTTACGGCTATAAAGGACTTCTGATAATTTCAACGATCCTAATTCTTATCGGTGTCGAAATAATTGCTTTTGCAAAGAGTTTTTCAGTACTTCGATACGCATTTTTTCTGATCGGATTCGGCGGCGGAATAATCAACGGCGGAACGAATGCGGTCGTCTCCGACATCAGCGCCGAAGAAAAGGGCGCAAAACTGAGTTTACTGGGCGTATTTTTCGGAATCGGCGCGCTCGGAATGCCGGTTTTGGTCGGCGCGCTGAGTAAATATTTTTCAACAGAACGAATCGTGATGTGCGTCGGATTGCTGATCGTCGTGCCAATCGTTTTTTTCTCGCTGGTTCGTTTTCCCGAACCGAAACACAACCAAGGTTTTCCGCTTAAACAAGGACTCGGCTTGCTGAAAAACGGCACACTTATTCTCTTCGGCATCATCCTGTTTTTCGAAAGCGGCATGGAAGGAATGGTCAGCAACTGGTCAACGACTTATCTGGAAAAACATCTGTTCCTAACGTCAAAAGACGCTTTATATGCGCTCTCTTTTGTCATGCTGGGAATGACGGTTTCGCGGATTTTCCTCGGATATTTATTGACAAAAGTGCGAGATTACATCATCTTGCTTGTCTGCATCGTAATTATTATTTGCGCCGCGTTGATATTGAGATTTGCCGGCTCATTTCAAGTGGCAATCATCGGATTGACGTTGTTCGGCGTCGGTTTCTCACCGGCTTTCCCAGTACTTTACGGATACGCCGGAAATTTGTACGCACAATACTCCGGAACAGCCTTCAGCATTATCCTAACGATCGCTTTACTGGGAAATACGTTCCTTAATTATTCAATCGGCGTTATTTCCGATAACTATGGAATCGAACATTACCTGACCGTCATTTTAATCAGTGCTGTTATCATGCTGATTTTAGTCGGGTTGATCACTAAGCGAACCTTGTCAAAATTAAAAATATAA
- a CDS encoding SIS domain-containing protein has product MQLAKEWLNNAKTIMERIDNTQMESIQKAADVMADTIESGRWVHTFGCGHATLPIEEMYPRIGGFVGFHPMIELPLTFFTNIVGGMSVHQFVFLERVEGYGIEIMKGYNFDPRDCMWVFSHTGINNVNIDIALEAKKRDMTVIAYGSAAEAKGKQTRHSCGKTIFDIADIVVDTCVPIQDASVTLKNHYDKIGPVSTIAFVTAVWMTVTTVAEILADRGVKLYIHPSHNAPGDTTAKERLSEALAVYKKRIAGV; this is encoded by the coding sequence ATGCAGTTAGCAAAAGAATGGCTGAATAACGCCAAAACCATTATGGAGAGAATTGATAACACACAAATGGAAAGCATCCAGAAAGCCGCCGATGTGATGGCTGATACCATCGAATCAGGCCGATGGGTTCACACGTTCGGTTGCGGACATGCGACACTGCCAATTGAAGAAATGTATCCACGTATCGGTGGATTCGTCGGTTTTCATCCGATGATCGAACTCCCACTCACCTTCTTCACAAACATTGTCGGTGGCATGAGCGTCCATCAGTTTGTATTTCTCGAACGCGTCGAAGGTTACGGCATCGAAATCATGAAAGGATACAATTTTGATCCGCGCGACTGTATGTGGGTTTTCTCGCACACTGGAATTAATAATGTCAATATCGACATCGCACTGGAAGCAAAAAAACGCGACATGACTGTCATCGCATACGGATCGGCGGCAGAAGCAAAAGGTAAACAAACGCGTCATTCCTGCGGAAAGACGATTTTTGACATCGCCGACATCGTAGTCGATACATGCGTTCCGATTCAGGATGCGTCGGTCACTTTAAAAAATCACTACGATAAAATCGGTCCTGTATCGACAATTGCATTCGTCACAGCAGTCTGGATGACGGTGACGACTGTCGCGGAAATTCTCGCAGACCGCGGAGTCAAACTTTACATTCACCCATCGCATAACGCCCCCGGCGACACGACAGCAAAGGAAAGGTTATCGGAAGCACTTGCAGTGTATAAAAAAAGAATCGCAGGCGTCTGA